One genomic window of Brevundimonas vesicularis includes the following:
- a CDS encoding sensor histidine kinase, producing the protein MLILAFGLLIVVNATTFVMIQRTIALNETIEHAQQMRRAARTVLIASLNAETSQRGFLLTGRSDFLQPYRDARADMEPALAFLDEGAALDPTLKATVEPIHRLGDKKWDEMENTVTLARQGRIGQSIQAVRSGEGKQYMDELRAAIEKFDKLKSDRIDSRRRASEVFGLLTVTMNAIAGLLVIVLALLSAWLVRRYVSEIQSARATLDAANASLEDKVRERTGDLMRANEEIQRFAYIVSHDLRAPLVNVMGYTSELEQAGKIVDKAIHEAEKTRVVDPEIVTAVREEMPEAIGFIRASTEKMDRLINAILKLSREGRRNLLPEPLDMTAMAQNIANSVHHQTETSGARIEVQSLPEIESDRISMEQIIGNLIDNAVKYLDHDRPGEIVVSGEDVPGGWVVYRVADNGRGIAPRDHERIFELFRRSGRQDRSGEGLGLAFVRNSVRRLGGTIDVESELGKGSTFLLKFPKRLILSEPGGAL; encoded by the coding sequence ATGCTGATCTTGGCGTTCGGGCTGCTGATCGTGGTCAATGCGACAACCTTCGTAATGATCCAGCGCACCATCGCGTTGAACGAAACCATCGAACACGCTCAGCAGATGCGCCGCGCCGCACGCACGGTTCTGATTGCGAGCCTGAACGCCGAGACCTCGCAACGCGGTTTTCTGCTGACGGGAAGAAGCGACTTTCTACAGCCCTACCGCGACGCCAGGGCCGACATGGAGCCTGCGCTGGCGTTTTTGGATGAGGGCGCGGCCCTCGATCCGACGCTGAAAGCCACCGTCGAACCCATCCACCGTCTAGGCGACAAGAAATGGGACGAGATGGAAAACACCGTCACCTTGGCGCGCCAGGGTCGAATCGGACAGTCGATCCAGGCTGTGCGGTCGGGCGAGGGCAAGCAATATATGGACGAGCTCCGAGCCGCCATTGAGAAGTTCGACAAGCTGAAGTCCGATCGGATCGACAGCCGACGCCGGGCGTCGGAAGTGTTTGGCCTCCTGACCGTCACGATGAACGCCATCGCGGGTCTTCTGGTCATCGTCCTTGCGCTGCTGTCAGCATGGCTGGTGCGGCGTTACGTGTCCGAAATCCAATCGGCCCGCGCGACCCTCGACGCCGCCAACGCCAGCCTGGAGGATAAGGTCCGCGAACGCACCGGCGACCTGATGCGCGCCAACGAGGAGATTCAGCGCTTCGCCTATATCGTCAGCCACGACCTGCGCGCGCCGTTGGTCAACGTGATGGGCTACACCTCCGAACTGGAGCAGGCGGGCAAGATCGTCGACAAGGCGATCCACGAGGCGGAAAAGACGCGCGTCGTCGATCCCGAGATCGTCACCGCCGTGCGAGAGGAAATGCCCGAGGCAATCGGCTTTATCCGCGCCTCGACCGAGAAGATGGACCGGCTGATCAACGCCATCCTGAAGCTGTCGCGCGAAGGTCGTCGCAACCTGCTTCCAGAGCCGCTGGACATGACGGCGATGGCGCAGAACATCGCCAACAGCGTCCATCACCAGACCGAAACCTCGGGGGCGCGCATCGAGGTGCAGTCGCTGCCCGAGATCGAGAGCGACCGCATTTCGATGGAGCAGATCATCGGCAATCTGATCGACAACGCCGTCAAATATCTGGATCACGACCGGCCGGGCGAAATCGTCGTGTCAGGCGAAGACGTACCCGGCGGCTGGGTCGTCTACCGGGTCGCCGACAATGGGCGAGGCATCGCCCCACGCGACCATGAGCGAATCTTCGAACTGTTCCGGCGCTCCGGAAGACAGGATCGTTCTGGCGAGGGGTTGGGCCTGGCATTTGTGC